One window from the genome of Faecalibacterium sp. HTF-F encodes:
- a CDS encoding CCA tRNA nucleotidyltransferase gives MTIRMDEGAAELLDTLHRAGYAAYVVGGCVRDSLLGLTPHDWDLCTSALPQQGMELFGEEKCIPTGLQHGTVTVKQGGGLYEITTFRTEGTYTDGRHPDEVHFVPDVREDLARRDFTINAMAYNVKEGLVDPFGGQADLQSGILRAVGVPHQRFTEDALRILRLYRFAARFGFAIDPPTAQAAQELCAHLDCVSVERIEEELAKLLSAPAPAAYLDEKILGVVLPELSPEALAAAKPVVDACPAGERALPVRLAALLLSLGEDGTRRTLRRLRCSNACIEETAVLVREARGRDGSFSEDRPLGWDPVAEGNRAGDGMARIVSEEKATVTPDFTIYARRLLGKYNLCTVQRLAALGTALQPEHAADFAALSELAERLDADGVCCRVSQLAVNGRDLMAAGVPAGPGIRKVLEALLDGVIREEYPNERQALLAAVQQLAAS, from the coding sequence ATGACCATCCGGATGGACGAGGGCGCGGCCGAGCTGCTGGACACCCTGCACAGGGCGGGCTATGCGGCCTACGTGGTGGGCGGCTGCGTGCGGGACAGCCTGCTGGGTCTTACCCCCCATGACTGGGATCTTTGCACCAGCGCCCTGCCGCAGCAGGGAATGGAGCTGTTCGGCGAAGAAAAATGCATTCCCACCGGCCTGCAGCACGGCACCGTGACTGTAAAGCAGGGCGGTGGGCTGTACGAGATCACCACCTTCCGCACCGAGGGAACTTATACCGATGGCCGCCACCCGGACGAGGTGCATTTTGTACCGGATGTGCGGGAGGATCTGGCCCGGCGGGATTTTACCATTAACGCCATGGCTTACAATGTAAAAGAGGGCCTTGTGGACCCCTTTGGCGGGCAGGCCGATCTGCAAAGCGGCATCCTGCGGGCTGTGGGTGTGCCGCACCAGCGGTTCACCGAGGACGCGCTGCGCATCCTGCGGCTGTACCGGTTCGCAGCGCGGTTTGGCTTTGCCATCGACCCGCCCACGGCGCAGGCGGCACAGGAGCTGTGCGCCCATCTGGACTGTGTATCGGTGGAGCGCATCGAGGAAGAGCTTGCAAAGCTGCTGAGCGCACCCGCCCCTGCGGCATATCTTGACGAAAAAATACTCGGCGTTGTTTTGCCCGAGCTTTCACCGGAGGCACTGGCGGCGGCAAAGCCGGTGGTGGATGCCTGCCCGGCGGGGGAGCGGGCCCTGCCCGTCCGTCTGGCGGCGCTGCTGCTGAGCCTTGGCGAGGACGGCACCCGCCGCACCCTCAGGCGCCTGCGCTGCTCCAATGCCTGTATTGAGGAAACGGCGGTGCTGGTGCGGGAAGCCAGAGGGCGTGACGGTAGTTTCTCTGAGGACCGTCCGCTGGGGTGGGACCCTGTTGCCGAAGGCAATAGGGCGGGCGATGGAATGGCCCGAATCGTGTCCGAAGAGAAAGCTACCGTCACACCCGACTTTACTATCTACGCCCGCCGACTACTGGGCAAATATAACTTGTGTACCGTGCAGCGTCTGGCCGCACTGGGCACAGCCCTGCAGCCGGAACACGCGGCTGATTTTGCTGCACTTTCCGAATTGGCCGAACGATTGGATGCGGACGGTGTGTGCTGCCGCGTCAGCCAGCTGGCTGTGAATGGCCGCGACCTGATGGCGGCAGGCGTCCCGGCGGGGCCGGGCATCCGCAAAGTGTTGGAAGCACTGCTGGATGGCGTGATCCGGGAAGAATACCCCAACGAGCGGCAAGCCCTGCTGGCCGCAGTGCAGCAGCTTGCTGCGTCTTGA
- a CDS encoding ribonuclease Z, which produces MLTITLLGTAATMPLPDRALSAAFAACGGHGLLWDCGEGTQAAAHRAGVNLMRADAICLTHYHGDHIFGLPGLLQTLGAQGRTRPLALLGPEGLSDIWAAVRALTGPLPYPVKPQVLMPGQPLALDALSEGWPAGARLVPFATKHRVKSLGYRLELPRAGKFSPEQARALGVPVQQWKLLQKGQSVAVEGRTVQPVQVLGAPRRGLSVVFSGDTAPCPGLLQAAQDADLLLCDATYALPEQEAQARQWGHSTFGQSAALAAQAGAKRLWLTHYSPMITDPEEYAEQAQGIFPAAECGFDGKSITLQYEEVQP; this is translated from the coding sequence ATGCTTACCATCACACTGCTGGGCACCGCTGCTACCATGCCGCTGCCGGACCGGGCGCTTTCGGCTGCGTTTGCAGCCTGCGGCGGGCACGGTCTGCTCTGGGACTGCGGCGAGGGAACGCAGGCAGCGGCACACCGGGCAGGCGTGAACCTGATGCGGGCGGATGCCATCTGCCTGACCCACTACCATGGCGACCACATCTTTGGCCTGCCGGGCCTTTTGCAGACGCTGGGGGCGCAGGGCCGCACAAGGCCGCTTGCCCTGCTGGGTCCGGAGGGCCTGTCGGATATCTGGGCGGCTGTGCGGGCACTGACCGGCCCGCTGCCCTATCCGGTAAAGCCGCAGGTGCTTATGCCGGGCCAGCCGCTGGCGCTGGATGCGCTGAGCGAGGGCTGGCCTGCCGGTGCGCGGCTGGTGCCGTTTGCCACAAAGCACCGGGTAAAAAGCCTTGGCTACCGGCTGGAGCTGCCCCGTGCGGGCAAATTTTCGCCGGAGCAGGCCCGGGCGCTGGGGGTGCCGGTGCAGCAATGGAAGCTGCTGCAGAAAGGGCAGAGCGTTGCCGTGGAGGGCAGAACGGTGCAGCCTGTACAGGTGCTGGGCGCACCGCGCAGGGGGCTGAGCGTGGTGTTCTCCGGCGACACCGCCCCCTGCCCGGGCCTTTTGCAGGCGGCACAGGATGCAGACCTGCTGCTTTGCGACGCCACCTATGCGCTGCCGGAGCAGGAAGCGCAGGCCCGGCAGTGGGGCCACAGCACCTTCGGGCAGAGCGCGGCCCTTGCTGCACAGGCGGGCGCAAAACGGCTGTGGCTGACCCATTACTCCCCCATGATCACCGACCCGGAGGAGTATGCCGAACAGGCACAGGGCATCTTTCCGGCGGCAGAATGCGGCTTTGACGGCAAAAGCATCACCCTGCAGTACGAGGAGGTGCAGCCATGA
- a CDS encoding Ig-like domain-containing protein, with amino-acid sequence MKQRFKTGVGAFVLCVVLLLAGALPVCAVKGHPVPDSGMTLDTSELLLELTSEDPAPVAYLTVQAPNDYFFLIWTSSAPSVASVDGTGKVTGHSEGTASITACNERGEKTACLVTVRKSTVARPVLNTTELALTITEQEPAPSAQLKLEQNDRGFIYVRQWVSSSPSVAQVSSSGTVTGQSSGRAVISALTTAGQVLRCTVTVTSEIGRVRISKNAMLLQAVGASQKLTAQAAGGKNTAMTWLSSNPDVAQVSTDGTVTAVGDGETVILAVSPEGRADACYVAVGTAAWRYRSEEELAEVLTVSGQLPYSDGK; translated from the coding sequence ATGAAGCAAAGATTCAAGACCGGCGTTGGCGCATTCGTACTGTGTGTGGTGCTGCTTTTGGCAGGGGCTCTGCCGGTCTGTGCGGTCAAGGGCCACCCGGTCCCGGACAGCGGTATGACGCTGGACACCTCGGAGCTGCTGCTGGAGCTGACCAGTGAGGACCCTGCCCCGGTGGCCTATCTGACGGTGCAGGCACCCAACGATTACTTTTTCCTGATCTGGACGTCCAGTGCGCCTTCAGTGGCGTCGGTGGACGGCACCGGCAAGGTGACCGGCCATTCCGAGGGCACGGCTTCCATCACAGCCTGCAACGAGCGGGGCGAAAAAACGGCCTGCCTTGTGACCGTGCGCAAAAGCACAGTGGCCCGCCCGGTGCTGAACACCACCGAGCTGGCGCTGACCATTACGGAGCAGGAGCCTGCGCCTTCGGCTCAGCTGAAGCTGGAACAGAACGACAGAGGGTTCATCTATGTGCGGCAGTGGGTGAGCAGCAGCCCTTCCGTGGCACAGGTGAGCAGCAGCGGAACCGTGACGGGCCAAAGCTCCGGCAGAGCCGTCATCAGCGCACTGACGACAGCCGGGCAGGTGCTGCGCTGCACGGTGACAGTCACCTCTGAAATAGGCCGTGTGCGGATCAGCAAAAACGCCATGCTGCTGCAGGCAGTGGGGGCCAGCCAGAAGCTGACCGCACAGGCTGCAGGCGGCAAAAACACGGCAATGACATGGCTCAGCAGCAACCCGGATGTGGCACAGGTGAGCACAGACGGCACAGTGACCGCTGTGGGCGATGGTGAGACCGTGATCCTTGCAGTCTCGCCGGAGGGCCGTGCCGATGCCTGCTACGTGGCGGTGGGAACGGCGGCGTGGCGCTACCGCTCCGAGGAGGAGCTGGCCGAGGTGCTGACCGTCTCCGGGCAGCTGCCGTATTCGGATGGAAAATGA